One window of the Octopus sinensis linkage group LG9, ASM634580v1, whole genome shotgun sequence genome contains the following:
- the LOC115215844 gene encoding tetraspanin-33 isoform X4: MLAKYALFVNSILVLVLGCVMVAMSMVTRLQREEISLFESIDMDPVYFVLGMGAFVVFISLLGCLGALRESVWTLHFFCICVMMIFLLEIVTFVFALTLMSNIQGNITHSISKGIKQYGLNQKKDAVLDDLQQKYSCCGTKTYEDWNFNPFFNCSAHGHLTCKVPDSCCHPPVITRCGLLWNLPRTSHSIVSVVLAYLTIKDVESIFPPQNAK, from the exons ATGTTGGCAAAATATGCATTATTTGTGAACAGCATTTTGGTGCTT GTTCTGGGTTGTGTCATGGTGGCCATGAGTATGGTAACCCGTTTGCAGCGTGAAGAAATCAGTCTGTTTGAGTCGATCGATATGGATCCTGTATACTTTGTATTAGGAATGGGTGCTTTTGTTGTATTTATTAGTCTTCTTGGCTGCCTTGGAGCTTTAAGGGAAAGTGTTTGGACTCTTCATTTT TTCTGTATTTGTGTGATGATGATATTCTTGCTAGAAATTGTCACCTTTGTCTTTGCCCTCACACTAATGTCAAACATCCAAGGAAATATAACTCACAGTATCAGCAAAGGTATCAAACAATATGGATTGAATCAGAAAAAAGATGCTGTACTCGATGACCTTCAACAAAAG TATAGTTGTTGTGGTACTAAGACATATGAAGATTGGAattttaatccattcttcaaCTGCAGTGCCCATGGACATCTTACATGCAAGGTACCAGATTCTTGCTGCCACCCACCAGTCATTACTCGATGTGGATTACTATGGAATTTGCCACGAACAAGTCACAGT ATTGTATCAGTTGTACTAGCCTATCTGACCATCAAAG ATGTTGAGTCAATATTTCCTCCACAAAATGCaaaatga
- the LOC115215844 gene encoding tetraspanin-33 isoform X2, which translates to MLAKYALFVNSILVLVLGCVMVAMSMVTRLQREEISLFESIDMDPVYFVLGMGAFVVFISLLGCLGALRESVWTLHFFCICVMMIFLLEIVTFVFALTLMSNIQGNITHSISKGIKQYGLNQKKDAVLDDLQQKYSCCGTKTYEDWNFNPFFNCSAHGHLTCKVPDSCCHPPVITRCGLLWNLPRTSHSNPNKRIFIQGCVPVLMNIFKMNAVIIGLSMLVIALLEIVSVVLAYLTIKDVESIFPPQNAK; encoded by the exons ATGTTGGCAAAATATGCATTATTTGTGAACAGCATTTTGGTGCTT GTTCTGGGTTGTGTCATGGTGGCCATGAGTATGGTAACCCGTTTGCAGCGTGAAGAAATCAGTCTGTTTGAGTCGATCGATATGGATCCTGTATACTTTGTATTAGGAATGGGTGCTTTTGTTGTATTTATTAGTCTTCTTGGCTGCCTTGGAGCTTTAAGGGAAAGTGTTTGGACTCTTCATTTT TTCTGTATTTGTGTGATGATGATATTCTTGCTAGAAATTGTCACCTTTGTCTTTGCCCTCACACTAATGTCAAACATCCAAGGAAATATAACTCACAGTATCAGCAAAGGTATCAAACAATATGGATTGAATCAGAAAAAAGATGCTGTACTCGATGACCTTCAACAAAAG TATAGTTGTTGTGGTACTAAGACATATGAAGATTGGAattttaatccattcttcaaCTGCAGTGCCCATGGACATCTTACATGCAAGGTACCAGATTCTTGCTGCCACCCACCAGTCATTACTCGATGTGGATTACTATGGAATTTGCCACGAACAAGTCACAGT AATCCAAACAAACGCATTTTCATACAAGGTTGTGTTCCCGTTTTGATGAATATCTTCAAAATGAATGCAGTCATAATTGGTTTGTCCATGTTAGTAATAGCACTGTTGGAG ATTGTATCAGTTGTACTAGCCTATCTGACCATCAAAG ATGTTGAGTCAATATTTCCTCCACAAAATGCaaaatga
- the LOC115215844 gene encoding tetraspanin-33 isoform X6 has protein sequence MLAKYALFVNSILVLVLGCVMVAMSMVTRLQREEISLFESIDMDPVYFVLGMGAFVVFISLLGCLGALRESVWTLHFFCICVMMIFLLEIVTFVFALTLMSNIQGNITHSISKGIKQYGLNQKKDAVLDDLQQKCPWTSYMQGTRFLLPPTSHYSMWITMEFATNKSQYCISCTSLSDHQRC, from the exons ATGTTGGCAAAATATGCATTATTTGTGAACAGCATTTTGGTGCTT GTTCTGGGTTGTGTCATGGTGGCCATGAGTATGGTAACCCGTTTGCAGCGTGAAGAAATCAGTCTGTTTGAGTCGATCGATATGGATCCTGTATACTTTGTATTAGGAATGGGTGCTTTTGTTGTATTTATTAGTCTTCTTGGCTGCCTTGGAGCTTTAAGGGAAAGTGTTTGGACTCTTCATTTT TTCTGTATTTGTGTGATGATGATATTCTTGCTAGAAATTGTCACCTTTGTCTTTGCCCTCACACTAATGTCAAACATCCAAGGAAATATAACTCACAGTATCAGCAAAGGTATCAAACAATATGGATTGAATCAGAAAAAAGATGCTGTACTCGATGACCTTCAACAAAAG TGCCCATGGACATCTTACATGCAAGGTACCAGATTCTTGCTGCCACCCACCAGTCATTACTCGATGTGGATTACTATGGAATTTGCCACGAACAAGTCACAGT ATTGTATCAGTTGTACTAGCCTATCTGACCATCAAAG ATGTTGA
- the LOC115215844 gene encoding tetraspanin-33 isoform X5, translating to MLAKYALFVNSILVLVLGCVMVAMSMVTRLQREEISLFESIDMDPVYFVLGMGAFVVFISLLGCLGALRESVWTLHFFCICVMMIFLLEIVTFVFALTLMSNIQGNITHSISKGIKQYGLNQKKDAVLDDLQQKCPWTSYMQGTRFLLPPTSHYSMWITMEFATNKSQYCISCTSLSDHQRYLREELRTTISFFNLNNFIT from the exons ATGTTGGCAAAATATGCATTATTTGTGAACAGCATTTTGGTGCTT GTTCTGGGTTGTGTCATGGTGGCCATGAGTATGGTAACCCGTTTGCAGCGTGAAGAAATCAGTCTGTTTGAGTCGATCGATATGGATCCTGTATACTTTGTATTAGGAATGGGTGCTTTTGTTGTATTTATTAGTCTTCTTGGCTGCCTTGGAGCTTTAAGGGAAAGTGTTTGGACTCTTCATTTT TTCTGTATTTGTGTGATGATGATATTCTTGCTAGAAATTGTCACCTTTGTCTTTGCCCTCACACTAATGTCAAACATCCAAGGAAATATAACTCACAGTATCAGCAAAGGTATCAAACAATATGGATTGAATCAGAAAAAAGATGCTGTACTCGATGACCTTCAACAAAAG TGCCCATGGACATCTTACATGCAAGGTACCAGATTCTTGCTGCCACCCACCAGTCATTACTCGATGTGGATTACTATGGAATTTGCCACGAACAAGTCACAGT ATTGTATCAGTTGTACTAGCCTATCTGACCATCAAAGGTATCTACGAGAAGAACTCAGAACAACCATTTCCTTCTTCAATTTGAATAACTTTATTACCTAA
- the LOC115215844 gene encoding tetraspanin-33 isoform X3: protein MLAKYALFVNSILVLVLGCVMVAMSMVTRLQREEISLFESIDMDPVYFVLGMGAFVVFISLLGCLGALRESVWTLHFFCICVMMIFLLEIVTFVFALTLMSNIQGNITHSISKGIKQYGLNQKKDAVLDDLQQKYSCCGTKTYEDWNFNPFFNCSAHGHLTCKVPDSCCHPPVITRCGLLWNLPRTSHSIVSVVLAYLTIKGIYEKNSEQPFPSSI from the exons ATGTTGGCAAAATATGCATTATTTGTGAACAGCATTTTGGTGCTT GTTCTGGGTTGTGTCATGGTGGCCATGAGTATGGTAACCCGTTTGCAGCGTGAAGAAATCAGTCTGTTTGAGTCGATCGATATGGATCCTGTATACTTTGTATTAGGAATGGGTGCTTTTGTTGTATTTATTAGTCTTCTTGGCTGCCTTGGAGCTTTAAGGGAAAGTGTTTGGACTCTTCATTTT TTCTGTATTTGTGTGATGATGATATTCTTGCTAGAAATTGTCACCTTTGTCTTTGCCCTCACACTAATGTCAAACATCCAAGGAAATATAACTCACAGTATCAGCAAAGGTATCAAACAATATGGATTGAATCAGAAAAAAGATGCTGTACTCGATGACCTTCAACAAAAG TATAGTTGTTGTGGTACTAAGACATATGAAGATTGGAattttaatccattcttcaaCTGCAGTGCCCATGGACATCTTACATGCAAGGTACCAGATTCTTGCTGCCACCCACCAGTCATTACTCGATGTGGATTACTATGGAATTTGCCACGAACAAGTCACAGT ATTGTATCAGTTGTACTAGCCTATCTGACCATCAAAGGTATCTACGAGAAGAACTCAGAACAACCATTTCCTTCTTCAATTTGA
- the LOC115215844 gene encoding tetraspanin-33 isoform X1, whose translation MLAKYALFVNSILVLVLGCVMVAMSMVTRLQREEISLFESIDMDPVYFVLGMGAFVVFISLLGCLGALRESVWTLHFFCICVMMIFLLEIVTFVFALTLMSNIQGNITHSISKGIKQYGLNQKKDAVLDDLQQKYSCCGTKTYEDWNFNPFFNCSAHGHLTCKVPDSCCHPPVITRCGLLWNLPRTSHSNPNKRIFIQGCVPVLMNIFKMNAVIIGLSMLVIALLEIVSVVLAYLTIKGIYEKNSEQPFPSSI comes from the exons ATGTTGGCAAAATATGCATTATTTGTGAACAGCATTTTGGTGCTT GTTCTGGGTTGTGTCATGGTGGCCATGAGTATGGTAACCCGTTTGCAGCGTGAAGAAATCAGTCTGTTTGAGTCGATCGATATGGATCCTGTATACTTTGTATTAGGAATGGGTGCTTTTGTTGTATTTATTAGTCTTCTTGGCTGCCTTGGAGCTTTAAGGGAAAGTGTTTGGACTCTTCATTTT TTCTGTATTTGTGTGATGATGATATTCTTGCTAGAAATTGTCACCTTTGTCTTTGCCCTCACACTAATGTCAAACATCCAAGGAAATATAACTCACAGTATCAGCAAAGGTATCAAACAATATGGATTGAATCAGAAAAAAGATGCTGTACTCGATGACCTTCAACAAAAG TATAGTTGTTGTGGTACTAAGACATATGAAGATTGGAattttaatccattcttcaaCTGCAGTGCCCATGGACATCTTACATGCAAGGTACCAGATTCTTGCTGCCACCCACCAGTCATTACTCGATGTGGATTACTATGGAATTTGCCACGAACAAGTCACAGT AATCCAAACAAACGCATTTTCATACAAGGTTGTGTTCCCGTTTTGATGAATATCTTCAAAATGAATGCAGTCATAATTGGTTTGTCCATGTTAGTAATAGCACTGTTGGAG ATTGTATCAGTTGTACTAGCCTATCTGACCATCAAAGGTATCTACGAGAAGAACTCAGAACAACCATTTCCTTCTTCAATTTGA